Proteins encoded by one window of Vampirovibrionales bacterium:
- the flgA gene encoding flagellar basal body P-ring formation protein FlgA: MTRLTDFLSTRRLSAIVSVLASLAIVVGVSQAATLSPRALQEAVMRHVEGVAADKGLVAHGETLSVETLPVARRAIDFPSVASADTLAITCESSLMQYFAPRTLIRARIQAPDGQVVEVGVPVKISLSKTVWVAKNRVMAGQRLAAQDFKAERRALTDSFDLAVGAEIPLETLASRLVLQPGQILQIGQIVNPPAVRQNEPVRVVVRGLPVKVALKGTAMSDGRIGDRVRVRQSLNRALFYTGVVKGDNLVEVNL; the protein is encoded by the coding sequence TTGACGCGTTTGACAGACTTTTTATCGACCCGCCGCTTGAGCGCTATTGTGAGCGTTTTGGCGTCGCTGGCGATTGTCGTGGGCGTTTCTCAGGCGGCGACGCTTTCTCCCAGGGCGCTGCAAGAGGCGGTGATGCGCCACGTCGAGGGCGTGGCCGCCGATAAAGGCCTGGTTGCGCACGGCGAAACCCTGTCGGTCGAAACGCTTCCTGTTGCGCGCCGCGCCATTGACTTCCCCAGCGTGGCATCTGCCGATACGCTGGCGATTACCTGCGAATCCAGCTTAATGCAATACTTTGCGCCCCGCACGCTGATTCGCGCGCGGATTCAGGCCCCCGACGGCCAGGTGGTGGAAGTCGGCGTACCGGTGAAAATCTCACTCAGTAAAACCGTCTGGGTCGCAAAAAACCGCGTGATGGCTGGTCAGCGCCTCGCCGCGCAAGACTTCAAGGCGGAGCGCCGCGCGCTTACTGACAGCTTTGATCTCGCCGTCGGCGCCGAAATCCCGCTGGAGACGCTCGCCAGCCGTCTGGTGCTGCAACCCGGCCAAATTCTGCAAATAGGGCAGATCGTCAATCCGCCCGCCGTCCGACAAAACGAACCCGTGCGCGTCGTCGTGCGCGGATTGCCCGTCAAAGTCGCCCTCAAGGGCACCGCCATGAGCGACGGGCGTATCGGCGATCGCGTGCGCGTGCGGCAAAGCCTGAATCGCGCCCTGTTCTACACCGGCGTGGTCAAGGGCGATAACCTGGTGGAGGTGAATCTCTAA
- a CDS encoding flagellar basal body L-ring protein FlgH, producing MKPCNRLLLNHLVLALGLASLMATPVLTAHGESLFRASATYTAPAIFTPSSLFTQPIPRSVGDLVTILVDDNANMTTNASLEVKRNQAVGENSSGLLNRVIHQLGVPQRIAFPDLNGSNASNQLKSEAKALRQNRLTDTITCQVVQVLPNGALVVQGAKSVLINKDETQLLVTGIVNPYYLDENNRIASSQVGNFRAQVGGRGVITRQQNDGMLNKLLQLFN from the coding sequence ATGAAGCCTTGCAATCGTCTGCTGCTCAATCATCTGGTACTCGCCTTGGGGCTCGCCTCGCTGATGGCGACCCCCGTCCTGACGGCCCATGGCGAATCGCTGTTTCGCGCCAGCGCCACGTACACGGCTCCGGCGATATTTACGCCCTCGTCGCTCTTCACCCAGCCGATTCCGCGCAGCGTGGGCGATCTGGTGACGATTCTGGTGGATGATAACGCCAATATGACCACCAATGCCTCGCTGGAGGTCAAGCGCAATCAGGCGGTTGGCGAAAATTCCTCGGGGCTGTTGAATCGGGTGATTCACCAGTTAGGCGTGCCGCAACGCATTGCATTTCCCGATTTAAACGGCTCTAACGCCAGTAATCAGCTTAAAAGCGAAGCCAAGGCCCTGCGCCAGAATCGCCTGACCGATACCATTACCTGTCAGGTCGTGCAAGTGCTGCCCAATGGCGCGTTAGTGGTTCAAGGCGCCAAAAGCGTCCTTATCAATAAAGACGAAACGCAGTTGCTGGTCACGGGCATCGTCAACCCGTATTACCTCGACGAGAATAACCGCATCGCGTCCAGTCAGGTTGGGAATTTCCGCGCGCAGGTGGGCGGTCGCGGCGTTATTACCCGTCAGCAGAACGACGGAATGCTGAACAAGCTCTTACAGCTCTTTAATTAG
- a CDS encoding flagellar basal body P-ring protein FlgI, with product MMHIRVWTLPDLSRILTIVILAIAVLALMLMQAALTPPPALAAQLKLKDIAHVKGVRINQVVGYGLVVGLPRTGDQSRSTVNAEFNMIRNMGSRMASQNDIRSTNSAAVIVTAVIPPFAKEGEQIDVMVSSMADAKSLEGGTLVSTQLLAPNGEIIAVAQGAVSTGGTSADAGGSSKRTAIVTTGRIPRGAIVEREIVTPVGDDAGLDLVLNRTDFTMANRVAEAVSKQLAPARAVDGSSVRVQLPERFLDDRIRFIAQLENIHVQSIDEIAKVVVNERTGTIVIGNGVRLLPSAVAHGGITVSVKTSNEISQPGALSQGGQTAGVTNSEINIDKQAGSLIELNGGATLGDLVAALNAIGVTPSDLISILQALKASGSLEADLEII from the coding sequence ATGATGCATATCCGCGTTTGGACCTTACCCGATCTCTCCCGGATTCTGACGATTGTGATTCTGGCGATCGCCGTCCTGGCGTTGATGCTGATGCAGGCCGCCCTGACGCCGCCTCCGGCGCTGGCGGCGCAACTCAAGCTGAAAGACATCGCCCACGTCAAGGGCGTTCGAATTAATCAGGTCGTTGGCTACGGACTCGTGGTGGGCCTGCCGCGCACCGGCGATCAGAGCCGATCGACCGTCAACGCCGAATTTAACATGATTCGCAATATGGGATCGCGCATGGCGAGCCAGAACGACATCCGCAGCACCAACTCAGCCGCCGTCATCGTCACCGCCGTGATCCCGCCCTTTGCCAAAGAAGGCGAGCAGATTGACGTAATGGTTTCCTCTATGGCTGACGCCAAAAGTCTGGAAGGCGGCACGCTTGTTTCAACGCAATTGCTTGCCCCCAACGGCGAAATTATTGCCGTAGCGCAGGGTGCTGTTTCCACCGGCGGCACGTCCGCCGACGCGGGCGGCTCGTCCAAGCGTACGGCGATTGTTACCACCGGGCGCATCCCACGCGGGGCCATTGTCGAGCGGGAAATTGTGACGCCGGTCGGCGACGACGCCGGGCTGGATCTGGTGCTGAATCGCACCGACTTCACCATGGCCAACCGGGTGGCCGAAGCCGTGAGCAAACAACTGGCCCCGGCGCGCGCCGTCGATGGCAGTTCGGTTCGCGTGCAATTGCCTGAGCGTTTTCTGGACGATCGCATTCGCTTTATCGCCCAACTGGAAAACATTCATGTGCAATCGATCGATGAGATCGCAAAAGTCGTCGTCAACGAACGCACCGGCACGATCGTCATCGGCAACGGCGTGCGCTTGCTGCCCTCAGCGGTCGCCCACGGCGGAATTACGGTTTCCGTCAAAACCTCTAACGAAATTTCGCAGCCCGGCGCGCTCAGCCAGGGCGGACAAACCGCCGGCGTCACCAACAGCGAGATTAATATCGACAAACAGGCGGGCTCGTTGATCGAACTCAACGGCGGCGCCACGCTGGGCGATTTGGTTGCGGCGCTCAACGCCATCGGCGTGACGCCCAGCGATTTAATCTCGATTCTACAGGCGTTAAAAGCTTCCGGCAGTCTGGAAGCCGATCTGGAGATTATTTAG
- a CDS encoding rod-binding protein has product MTADIRPENQLLRLQREFLAPPDKQRETLKKSALQFEGIFMEQMMAAMDKTIDRSQSMLSGGYGEDVFRGMLNQHLGQMSAERPGGSGFGLAPVIYRQMAAVLDAEKTTPSLNRPDQKPDQKPDQKPDQKPDQKLDQKLDQKG; this is encoded by the coding sequence ATGACCGCCGACATCCGCCCCGAAAACCAGTTGCTGCGCCTCCAGCGCGAATTTCTGGCGCCGCCTGACAAGCAGCGCGAAACGCTCAAAAAATCCGCCTTGCAGTTTGAGGGGATTTTTATGGAGCAGATGATGGCGGCCATGGACAAGACCATCGACCGCTCGCAATCGATGCTCAGCGGTGGATACGGCGAAGACGTCTTTCGCGGCATGTTGAACCAGCATCTGGGTCAAATGTCCGCAGAACGCCCCGGCGGCAGCGGATTTGGCCTGGCCCCGGTCATTTATCGCCAAATGGCCGCCGTGCTGGACGCCGAAAAAACGACGCCCTCGCTGAATCGCCCAGATCAGAAGCCAGATCAGAAGCCAGATCAGAAGCCAGATCAGAAGCCAGATCAGAAGCTGGATCAGAAGCTGGATCAAAAGGGTTAG
- a CDS encoding flagellar protein FlgN: MNPSFSDPTPVDATPAAATPPNAANVRRFLAKRLTLYRQTSERLGVKQRALIDGDMQQLEAVDADLQALDAQIAALEAERRAELNQSGENSHTPLSQTLAQLPPHEARPLNEMRRELLREIESAQLRHERVQSLLQTSIQWVSGTIDAIAQRLIPEGGAYDRRGQRPGAVRVSEQASTIRREI, translated from the coding sequence ATGAATCCTTCTTTTTCGGACCCCACGCCGGTAGACGCGACGCCCGCCGCCGCGACGCCGCCCAACGCCGCCAATGTCCGCCGCTTTCTCGCCAAGCGTCTGACGCTGTATCGCCAGACGTCCGAACGTCTGGGCGTTAAGCAACGCGCATTAATTGACGGCGATATGCAACAACTGGAAGCCGTCGACGCGGATCTTCAGGCGCTTGACGCGCAGATTGCCGCGCTCGAAGCGGAACGCCGGGCAGAATTAAATCAATCCGGAGAAAATTCGCATACGCCGCTGTCGCAAACGCTGGCGCAGCTCCCCCCGCACGAAGCGCGACCCTTGAACGAGATGCGCCGCGAACTGCTGCGCGAGATAGAAAGCGCGCAACTGCGCCACGAACGCGTTCAATCGCTCTTGCAGACCTCTATCCAGTGGGTAAGCGGCACGATTGACGCCATTGCCCAGCGGTTGATTCCCGAAGGCGGGGCTTATGATCGCCGGGGGCAGCGTCCGGGGGCCGTTCGCGTTTCCGAACAGGCATCTACCATTCGCCGCGAAATATAG
- the flgK gene encoding flagellar hook-associated protein FlgK — translation MITPAFFGFYTSHRALLATQMALNTVNHNISNSNTPGYSRQRLNLEAFDAYASPVQLGQDLRSGQVGQGVQVVDIKRIRDAFIDIQYRAESGIQGYNASFRDALQQLEGIAAEPSKSAINGSIQKFFDAAQELSINPQSQAVRADFIQHAVDILTVFQQEANQLATLQRNMVGDPAVPGSFTTSQLAINVTEVNNKLAELARYNQEILTVKASGASPNDLLDKRDNTLDALSKLVDITTQETSNGQMAVSIAGQLMVRGGTVLDTLQVVANAGPIPDPENEPSLVRTAVSGVDILNAPVNAVQYGGIKGIVDAAGRSATQSTVRGMLEDIDNLLDTLASQVNALQTTGRDLNGNVQAGEPLFNLTAGAGLNIFRYRVNPNIIQDPSLVAAAEGPPNPFLGAGDGSNALAMAQLRDGAYAALGNTSFVEFYNGVVSSLGIDARTFENRNDSQDSVVKALDQRRQSVSGVNESEELSDLIRFQRAFEASSKTMQVFNEVTQTILNMVN, via the coding sequence ATGATAACGCCCGCGTTTTTCGGATTCTACACCTCGCATCGCGCCTTGCTGGCGACGCAGATGGCGTTGAATACCGTCAATCACAACATTTCCAACTCCAACACGCCCGGCTACAGCCGTCAGCGTCTGAATCTCGAAGCCTTTGACGCTTACGCCAGCCCCGTTCAACTGGGGCAGGATCTCCGCTCGGGGCAAGTCGGCCAGGGCGTGCAGGTCGTCGACATCAAGCGGATTCGCGACGCGTTTATCGACATCCAGTACCGCGCAGAAAGCGGCATTCAGGGATATAACGCCAGCTTCCGCGACGCCTTGCAACAGCTGGAAGGCATCGCGGCTGAACCATCGAAATCGGCGATTAACGGCTCGATTCAAAAATTCTTCGACGCCGCGCAAGAACTCAGCATTAATCCACAAAGCCAGGCTGTGCGCGCAGATTTTATTCAGCACGCGGTGGATATTCTGACGGTCTTCCAGCAGGAAGCCAATCAGCTGGCAACGCTTCAACGCAATATGGTAGGCGACCCCGCCGTGCCGGGCAGCTTTACGACGAGTCAACTGGCCATTAACGTCACCGAAGTGAATAACAAGCTGGCCGAACTGGCGCGTTATAACCAGGAGATTCTGACCGTCAAGGCGTCCGGCGCATCGCCTAACGACCTGCTCGACAAACGCGATAATACGCTGGATGCGCTCTCCAAACTCGTGGATATCACCACGCAGGAGACCTCCAACGGACAGATGGCCGTCTCCATTGCCGGACAATTAATGGTGCGCGGCGGGACCGTGCTCGACACGCTGCAAGTCGTCGCCAACGCCGGACCCATCCCGGATCCCGAAAACGAACCGTCGTTGGTGCGCACGGCCGTCTCGGGCGTCGATATCCTGAATGCGCCGGTTAACGCCGTACAATACGGGGGCATCAAGGGCATTGTGGATGCGGCGGGCCGAAGCGCCACGCAATCCACCGTGCGCGGCATGCTGGAAGATATCGATAATCTGCTGGATACGCTCGCCTCGCAGGTCAACGCTCTGCAGACCACGGGCCGGGATCTCAACGGGAACGTACAGGCGGGCGAACCGCTGTTTAATCTGACAGCAGGCGCGGGACTCAATATTTTCCGTTATCGCGTTAATCCCAATATTATTCAGGATCCTTCTCTGGTTGCAGCGGCAGAAGGGCCGCCTAACCCGTTTCTGGGCGCGGGCGACGGGAGTAATGCGCTGGCCATGGCCCAACTGCGCGATGGCGCGTATGCGGCGCTGGGCAATACCAGCTTTGTTGAATTCTATAACGGCGTGGTGTCCAGTCTCGGGATTGACGCCCGCACCTTCGAAAACCGCAACGACAGTCAGGATTCCGTTGTCAAGGCGCTGGATCAGCGCCGTCAATCGGTTTCCGGGGTTAACGAGAGCGAGGAGCTTTCGGACCTGATTCGCTTCCAGCGCGCGTTTGAAGCCTCCTCCAAAACCATGCAGGTCTTCAATGAAGTGACGCAAACCATCCTGAATATGGTCAATTAG
- the flgL gene encoding flagellar hook-associated protein FlgL — translation MSINRISNGFMTSQSVGFMNQNMLLLSRLQEKLASGNNINHPSDDPVGLTKILDLTNTLSTDERYARNIQGAQSETQVADSALSSMTELLHRAKDLAIQGANVTTSQTGRNALAQEIDGIINQLVQLGNTSIGGKYIFGGKRTDAPPFDRPPGSDDINYSGNLPTDNWRRTIEISKGVTVDVNLNGQSILGNVQTLAPAPLPPTFSPGSGGVFKTLVELKLDLLGGNTTEIRQRLDEMDVNLDQVLAQQATVGASANRLDLTAKRIEERQGILTQQYADIQNIDAAKLISDLNAMENTFQTSLGVTARVLQPSLLNYLR, via the coding sequence ATGAGTATTAATCGCATCTCAAATGGCTTTATGACCAGCCAGTCCGTCGGATTCATGAATCAAAACATGCTCTTGCTCTCGCGCCTGCAAGAGAAGCTGGCCTCTGGCAATAATATTAATCACCCTTCAGATGATCCGGTCGGCCTGACCAAAATTCTCGATTTAACCAACACCCTGTCGACCGATGAGCGCTACGCGCGCAATATCCAGGGCGCGCAATCCGAAACCCAGGTCGCCGATTCGGCGCTTTCGAGCATGACGGAACTGCTGCACCGGGCAAAAGATCTGGCGATTCAGGGCGCCAATGTGACGACCAGCCAAACCGGACGCAATGCGCTGGCGCAGGAAATTGACGGTATCATTAACCAGTTGGTGCAACTGGGTAATACCAGTATCGGCGGTAAATATATTTTCGGCGGCAAGCGCACCGACGCCCCTCCCTTCGACCGCCCGCCGGGAAGCGATGACATCAACTATAGCGGCAATTTACCCACCGATAACTGGCGCCGGACGATTGAAATCTCCAAAGGCGTCACAGTGGACGTGAATCTTAACGGCCAGTCGATTCTGGGCAACGTCCAGACGCTGGCCCCGGCGCCGCTTCCGCCAACGTTTTCGCCGGGATCGGGCGGGGTTTTCAAGACGCTGGTCGAACTTAAACTGGACTTACTCGGGGGCAATACCACTGAAATCCGTCAACGGCTCGACGAAATGGATGTCAATCTCGATCAGGTGCTGGCGCAACAGGCCACGGTCGGAGCGAGCGCCAATCGGCTGGATTTAACCGCCAAGCGTATCGAAGAGCGTCAGGGTATTCTGACCCAGCAATACGCGGATATTCAGAACATCGACGCCGCCAAATTAATCTCAGATCTCAACGCCATGGAAAACACCTTCCAGACCTCGCTTGGCGTGACCGCGCGGGTCTTGCAGCCCAGCCTGCTGAATTATCTGCGATAA
- the queA gene encoding tRNA preQ1(34) S-adenosylmethionine ribosyltransferase-isomerase QueA has product MRLSAYDYPLPESLIARYPLPERDQSRMLTLGRASGEMAHRRFEELPQLLAPGDLVVLNNTRVLPSRLIGHREGFSGRVEVLMLHPAGGNEDPLVWEAMARPARKLAPGTRIVLNASAATLTVVSRAEEGRVRVRVDLGEEFSSETESGVYALMARVGQIPIPPYLRREAEAADAQTYQTIFAKAPGAQAAPTAGLHFTEKTLAALRTRGVEITEITLAVSSGTFRHVTSDDITQHRMDPEHYDVSPQAAQAIEATRARGGRVVAIGTTVTKTLETVASRHGGRIVAEAGWSELFIHPGFTFQTVDAMLTNFHLPQTTLLMLVSAFAGRDRILAAYHEAIAQSYRFYSYGDCMLLI; this is encoded by the coding sequence CTGCGTCTCAGCGCTTACGACTACCCGCTGCCCGAGTCGCTGATTGCGCGTTATCCGCTGCCTGAACGCGATCAGAGCCGGATGCTGACGCTGGGGCGCGCCAGCGGGGAAATGGCGCATCGACGTTTTGAGGAGCTGCCCCAGTTGCTGGCGCCCGGCGATCTGGTGGTTCTCAATAATACGCGCGTGCTGCCGTCGCGGCTAATCGGGCATCGCGAGGGCTTTAGCGGACGCGTGGAAGTCCTGATGCTGCATCCGGCTGGGGGGAATGAGGATCCGTTAGTCTGGGAAGCGATGGCGCGGCCCGCGCGCAAGCTTGCGCCGGGAACCCGTATTGTTCTGAACGCCAGCGCCGCGACGTTGACCGTGGTTTCCCGCGCTGAAGAAGGCCGCGTACGGGTGCGCGTCGATCTGGGCGAAGAATTTTCTTCTGAAACAGAATCCGGCGTGTATGCGCTAATGGCCCGCGTCGGCCAGATTCCGATTCCGCCTTACCTGCGCCGCGAAGCGGAAGCCGCCGACGCCCAGACCTATCAGACGATCTTCGCCAAGGCGCCCGGCGCGCAGGCGGCCCCCACCGCCGGGCTGCACTTCACCGAAAAAACGCTGGCCGCGTTGAGAACGCGCGGCGTTGAGATAACAGAGATCACGCTGGCGGTCAGCAGCGGTACGTTTCGTCACGTCACCAGCGACGATATTACGCAACATCGCATGGATCCCGAGCATTACGACGTTTCTCCGCAAGCCGCACAGGCGATTGAAGCGACGCGCGCCCGGGGAGGCCGCGTCGTTGCCATTGGCACCACCGTGACCAAGACCCTGGAGACGGTCGCAAGCCGCCATGGCGGCCGCATCGTCGCCGAAGCGGGCTGGAGCGAGCTGTTTATTCATCCGGGGTTTACGTTTCAGACGGTCGATGCCATGCTGACGAATTTTCATCTGCCGCAAACCACGCTGCTGATGCTCGTCAGCGCCTTCGCCGGGCGGGATCGGATTCTGGCGGCCTATCACGAGGCCATCGCTCAAAGCTATCGCTTCTACAGCTATGGCGACTGCATGCTGCTGATTTAA
- a CDS encoding LmeA family phospholipid-binding protein, with amino-acid sequence MTVRLTLSPRRASIIALSALFCLQGLVFAEGVTPLNAGSASMVDLPNTSAKAITLDIEDARFASRSVGRLKLEAQGVDFRNGALNSLRATMQSGYFDNNLKVDELALVTRGFSFDPMELLNHQRFLLTQPVTADVHLTLSEDNLNAFFSNPKTIEKLENAIARKTAGVKLVTLSNPSLTLRGKDAAQMNLTVVVGQAVAAPMQLDGKLGVNNGKLAFRDLAVTASQAALPVDVSRTIEKELNKAIDIERLGKDDFQVRAERLTFGRKLIRIDGTASLTRLSFGKN; translated from the coding sequence ATGACCGTTCGTTTGACTCTGTCGCCCCGCCGTGCGTCGATCATCGCCCTTTCGGCCCTGTTCTGCCTTCAGGGTCTTGTCTTCGCTGAGGGCGTGACCCCGCTGAACGCGGGCAGCGCGTCGATGGTGGATCTGCCCAACACGTCGGCCAAGGCGATTACGCTGGATATCGAAGACGCCCGTTTCGCCTCGCGCTCGGTCGGCCGGCTGAAACTTGAGGCTCAGGGCGTGGATTTCCGCAACGGCGCGCTCAACAGCCTGCGGGCCACGATGCAGTCGGGCTACTTCGACAATAACCTGAAAGTGGACGAACTGGCGCTGGTGACGCGCGGATTTTCGTTTGACCCGATGGAATTGCTGAACCATCAGCGCTTTTTGCTCACCCAGCCCGTGACGGCGGATGTGCATCTGACCTTATCCGAAGACAATCTCAACGCGTTTTTCTCGAATCCCAAAACCATCGAGAAGCTGGAAAACGCCATTGCCAGGAAGACGGCGGGCGTGAAGCTGGTGACGCTTTCGAATCCGTCGCTGACTCTGCGCGGCAAGGATGCGGCGCAGATGAATCTCACCGTGGTGGTGGGTCAGGCCGTGGCCGCGCCTATGCAGCTCGACGGCAAACTGGGCGTCAATAACGGCAAGCTGGCGTTTCGCGATCTCGCCGTTACCGCCAGTCAGGCCGCCCTGCCGGTGGACGTCTCGCGGACCATCGAAAAAGAGCTGAACAAGGCGATCGATATAGAACGTCTGGGCAAGGATGACTTTCAGGTCCGCGCCGAGCGCCTGACGTTTGGTCGCAAACTGATTCGTATAGACGGCACAGCGTCGCTGACGCGTCTCAGCTTCGGTAAAAACTGA
- the era gene encoding GTPase Era, which yields MAKFRSGFIALVGRPNVGKSTLLNRLVGEKIAIATPVAQTTRHRIKGVVTLDKGQLIFLDTPGFSKPLDSLGKYLCDEASAALADADAIAVVVDASQAPGKGDAWVCEQALKAGKPILLLLNKSDLLKGSEEQRAARRAAYLRLFADRPDSVDALMVSAHTGKRTDRIADRLLRWMPEGPRYYDADALTDQRLREMAAETIREKALLLTRDEIPHSVAVCLDRFEETADITRIDATLVVDQTSQKGILIGAGGSMIKAIGAAARQDLESLMDGPVFVGLTVKVRKNWRKDPKFLQSLGLAPPQGQ from the coding sequence GTTTCGCTCAGGGTTTATCGCGCTGGTCGGACGGCCCAACGTGGGGAAGTCCACCCTGTTGAATCGTCTGGTGGGCGAAAAAATCGCTATCGCGACGCCGGTGGCCCAAACCACGCGCCATCGCATCAAGGGCGTGGTGACGCTGGACAAGGGCCAGTTAATTTTTCTGGATACGCCGGGGTTCTCCAAGCCGCTGGATTCCCTGGGCAAGTATCTTTGCGATGAGGCGAGCGCCGCGCTGGCCGACGCGGACGCCATCGCCGTGGTGGTTGACGCCTCTCAGGCGCCGGGCAAAGGCGATGCATGGGTGTGTGAACAGGCGCTCAAGGCCGGCAAGCCGATCTTGCTGCTGCTGAACAAGAGCGACCTGCTCAAGGGCTCCGAAGAACAGCGCGCGGCGCGACGGGCGGCCTATCTGCGCCTGTTCGCGGACAGGCCGGATTCCGTAGATGCGCTGATGGTGTCCGCTCACACGGGCAAGCGCACCGATCGCATCGCCGATCGCCTGTTGCGCTGGATGCCCGAAGGCCCGCGCTACTACGACGCCGACGCGCTGACCGATCAGCGCCTGCGCGAGATGGCCGCCGAAACCATCCGCGAGAAGGCTTTGCTGCTGACGCGCGATGAGATTCCGCACAGCGTAGCCGTGTGCCTGGATCGTTTCGAGGAAACAGCGGATATCACGCGTATTGACGCGACCCTTGTCGTCGATCAGACGTCTCAAAAAGGCATTCTGATTGGGGCCGGCGGTTCGATGATTAAAGCCATTGGCGCGGCGGCGCGTCAGGATCTGGAATCGCTGATGGACGGGCCGGTGTTTGTCGGCCTGACGGTCAAAGTCCGCAAGAATTGGCGCAAAGACCCCAAGTTTCTGCAATCGCTGGGACTGGCGCCGCCTCAGGGCCAATGA